One genomic segment of Natrononativus amylolyticus includes these proteins:
- a CDS encoding endonuclease NucS, which yields MADHSLRVLAGDCTVITDGTDREEYRGRVTTLVKPDNTVLVHDVDGYQPVAWLTRADSVSSAREDGFTLVAKKDTQTLRIAAHDQDGFAAYPATAAGTPVGDCASTECTGTLVRSNGVSCVDCDERYGVPTDATIRDERCECGLPRMRVERGLAFHVCLDRRCESLDDAVREAFDREWGCPNCDGELRILRRGGLIAGCENYPACETGFVLPAGVVNGECRCGLPSFETARGSRCLDATCERAFEDSPAAAEP from the coding sequence ATGGCCGACCACAGCCTCCGCGTGCTCGCGGGCGATTGCACCGTGATCACCGACGGAACGGACCGCGAGGAGTACCGCGGGCGCGTGACGACGCTCGTCAAGCCCGACAACACCGTCCTCGTCCACGACGTCGACGGCTACCAGCCGGTCGCCTGGCTCACCCGCGCCGACAGCGTCTCGAGCGCTCGCGAGGACGGCTTCACTCTGGTCGCGAAGAAGGACACTCAGACGCTGCGAATCGCCGCTCACGACCAGGACGGGTTCGCCGCCTATCCCGCAACGGCCGCCGGGACGCCCGTCGGCGACTGTGCGAGCACGGAGTGTACGGGAACGCTCGTCAGGTCGAACGGCGTCAGCTGCGTCGATTGCGACGAACGGTACGGCGTCCCCACGGATGCGACGATCCGAGACGAACGGTGCGAGTGCGGATTACCGCGGATGCGCGTCGAGCGCGGGCTCGCCTTCCACGTCTGTCTCGACCGACGCTGTGAGTCCCTGGACGACGCCGTCCGCGAGGCGTTCGACCGGGAGTGGGGCTGTCCGAACTGCGACGGCGAGTTACGAATCCTCCGACGTGGCGGGCTCATCGCCGGCTGCGAGAACTACCCCGCCTGCGAGACGGGGTTCGTCCTCCCTGCGGGCGTCGTCAACGGCGAGTGTCGCTGCGGGCTCCCGAGTTTCGAGACCGCTCGAGGGAGTCGCTGTCTCGACGCGACCTGCGAGCGAGCGTTCGAGGACTCGCCCGCCGCGGCCGAACCCTGA
- a CDS encoding phenylalanine--tRNA ligase subunit alpha — protein MQLPQPQVAVMETASADEAQSVEALAAATDLPPETVTGAVFELEEAGLVAVDERVDETISLTEEGEEYATEGLPEVRLYEAALEAGADADPVSMGRVIGTSGLGGPQVDIALSNYARKGYGAIESGELSADRDADPAADPEASALETLAAGEGAAGIDEETIDQLERRGLAERREATTREVTLTDAGVTELMAGLETAETVGQLTPELLTSGEWADVEFAEYNVEADAESVSGGKVHILRQTADRVKDVLVGMGFQEMEGPHVDADFWINDCLFMPQDHPARTHWDRFALENPTHIDHLPEDLVERVERAHREGVGEDGEGYHSPWDEEFARALALRGHTTSLSARYLSGTEIGEIEPPARFFSVEKVYRNDTLDPTHLLEFFQIEGWVMAEDLSVRDLMGTFEEFYAQFGITDIRFKPHYNPYTEPSFELFGTHPTTGELVEIGNSGIFREEMLEPLGVECDVMAWGLALERLLMLMYGFEDIRDIHGTLCDLELLRETEVTY, from the coding sequence ATGCAACTGCCACAACCACAGGTCGCGGTCATGGAGACCGCGAGCGCGGACGAGGCCCAGTCCGTCGAGGCCCTCGCTGCGGCGACCGACCTCCCGCCGGAGACCGTCACGGGCGCGGTGTTCGAACTCGAGGAGGCCGGCCTGGTCGCCGTGGACGAGCGCGTCGACGAAACGATCTCGCTCACCGAGGAGGGCGAGGAGTACGCCACTGAGGGACTGCCGGAGGTCCGGCTGTACGAGGCCGCCCTCGAGGCCGGCGCCGACGCCGATCCCGTCTCGATGGGGCGGGTGATCGGCACCTCCGGACTCGGCGGCCCGCAGGTCGACATCGCGCTCTCGAACTACGCCCGGAAGGGGTACGGTGCGATCGAGAGCGGCGAACTCTCGGCCGACCGGGACGCCGATCCGGCGGCCGACCCGGAGGCGTCGGCACTCGAGACCCTCGCAGCGGGCGAGGGCGCGGCTGGAATCGACGAGGAGACGATCGACCAGCTCGAGCGCCGCGGGCTCGCCGAGCGGCGAGAAGCCACAACCCGAGAAGTGACGCTGACCGACGCCGGCGTGACGGAGCTGATGGCGGGCCTCGAGACGGCCGAAACCGTCGGCCAGCTCACCCCCGAACTGCTCACGAGCGGCGAGTGGGCGGACGTCGAGTTCGCCGAGTACAACGTCGAGGCCGACGCCGAGTCGGTTTCCGGTGGAAAGGTCCACATCCTCCGTCAGACCGCAGATCGCGTGAAAGACGTCCTCGTCGGGATGGGCTTTCAGGAGATGGAGGGTCCCCACGTCGACGCCGACTTCTGGATCAACGACTGTCTGTTCATGCCCCAGGACCACCCCGCCAGGACCCACTGGGACCGGTTCGCCCTCGAGAACCCGACCCACATCGACCACCTCCCCGAGGACCTCGTCGAACGCGTCGAACGCGCTCACCGGGAGGGCGTCGGGGAAGACGGCGAGGGCTACCACTCGCCGTGGGACGAGGAGTTCGCGCGGGCGCTCGCCCTGCGCGGGCACACGACGTCGCTGTCGGCGCGGTACCTCTCGGGAACCGAGATCGGCGAGATCGAGCCGCCCGCCCGGTTCTTCAGCGTCGAGAAGGTGTACCGCAACGACACGCTGGATCCGACCCACTTGCTGGAATTCTTCCAGATCGAGGGCTGGGTGATGGCGGAGGACCTCTCGGTTCGGGATCTGATGGGCACCTTCGAGGAGTTCTACGCCCAGTTCGGGATCACCGACATTCGGTTCAAACCCCACTACAACCCCTACACGGAGCCGAGCTTCGAGCTGTTCGGTACCCACCCGACCACCGGCGAACTGGTCGAGATCGGCAACTCGGGTATCTTCCGCGAGGAGATGCTCGAGCCCCTCGGGGTAGAGTGCGACGTGATGGCCTGGGGACTCGCCTTAGAGCGGCTGCTCATGCTGATGTACGGCTTCGAGGACATCCGCGACATCCACGGCACGCTCTGCGACCTCGAACTGCTGCGGGAAACGGAGGTGACCTACTGA
- the endA gene encoding tRNA-intron lyase — MKLEGRYDDGVVRVGGDARQRYHDSRGYGYPLEGNEIALAPVEAAHLLYRGDLEAVVDGDTRLGFREFLAREPEPGFGVRFLVYADLRSRGFYLSPATEPWLADPPKTDFAVFPRGKGPGDGELEYALTVVGERTDLPAGELASGVLAVVDEESEITYFDVDRRQVDGESAAELPAGVDADLLADRVIVWEPPRSLYERTFYGQPLEGREYDEPTLQCSLLEAAYLAERGAIDLDPDAVLDRGRDVEGERFARRLCVYEHLREAGVVPKTGYKFGADFRTYATVDSVEDLGHSELLIRVLPSGHVFEPRDLALDVRLAHGVRKTMVFALVSDDRDATVEFWSAERLTP; from the coding sequence ATGAAACTCGAGGGACGATACGACGACGGCGTCGTTCGCGTCGGCGGCGACGCCCGCCAGCGCTATCACGACTCGCGGGGGTACGGCTACCCGCTCGAGGGCAACGAGATCGCGCTCGCCCCCGTCGAGGCGGCACACCTGCTCTACCGCGGCGATCTCGAGGCGGTGGTCGACGGCGACACCCGCCTCGGCTTTCGCGAGTTCCTCGCCCGCGAGCCCGAACCGGGCTTCGGCGTCCGGTTTCTCGTCTACGCGGATCTGCGCTCGCGGGGCTTTTACCTCTCGCCCGCGACCGAACCGTGGCTCGCCGACCCGCCCAAGACGGACTTCGCCGTCTTCCCCCGCGGCAAGGGACCCGGCGACGGCGAACTCGAGTACGCCCTGACCGTCGTCGGCGAGCGGACCGACCTTCCGGCCGGCGAACTCGCCTCCGGCGTGCTCGCCGTCGTCGACGAGGAGAGCGAGATCACGTACTTCGACGTCGACCGCCGACAGGTCGACGGCGAGAGCGCGGCCGAGCTGCCGGCGGGCGTCGACGCCGACCTGCTCGCCGACCGCGTCATCGTCTGGGAGCCGCCGCGGTCGCTGTACGAGCGAACGTTCTACGGCCAGCCCCTCGAGGGTCGGGAGTACGACGAGCCGACGCTCCAGTGTTCGCTGCTCGAGGCGGCCTACCTCGCCGAGCGGGGGGCGATCGACCTCGATCCGGACGCAGTGCTCGACCGCGGCCGGGACGTCGAGGGTGAGCGCTTCGCTCGACGGCTGTGCGTCTACGAGCACCTGCGGGAAGCGGGCGTCGTCCCGAAGACGGGCTACAAGTTCGGCGCGGACTTTCGGACCTACGCGACCGTCGACTCCGTCGAAGACCTGGGGCACTCCGAACTCCTGATCCGGGTACTCCCTTCGGGCCACGTCTTCGAGCCGCGCGATCTGGCACTCGACGTGCGCCTCGCCCACGGCGTTCGGAAGACGATGGTGTTCGCGCTGGTCTCCGACGACCGCGACGCGACCGTCGAGTTCTGGTCGGCCGAGCGGCTGACGCCGTAG
- a CDS encoding HAD family hydrolase, with the protein MTAVLFDMDGVIVDSEDYWVELERERLLPRVVPDDDVAVAEITGMNYRDIYDYLDSTYDTAVSREEFVDLFDAAARELYSEKVSLFEGFHDLLAALERRDVPVALVSSSPHDWIGIVLERFDLEGEFDEVISAEEIDGDGKPEPDVFEYAAGEVGVSPENCVAVEDSSHGIESAARAGTTVVAYRIDAHDGVDHSPAHEVVDSPAELRETVLALVE; encoded by the coding sequence ATGACTGCCGTGTTGTTCGACATGGACGGCGTGATCGTCGACAGCGAGGACTACTGGGTCGAACTCGAGCGCGAGCGGCTCCTGCCTCGAGTGGTGCCCGACGACGATGTCGCGGTCGCCGAGATCACGGGGATGAACTACCGCGACATCTACGACTACCTCGACTCGACGTACGACACCGCGGTTTCCCGCGAAGAGTTCGTCGACCTCTTCGACGCGGCCGCCCGCGAGCTGTATTCGGAAAAAGTATCGCTGTTCGAGGGATTTCACGACCTGCTGGCGGCCCTCGAGCGGCGCGACGTGCCGGTCGCGCTCGTCTCCTCGTCGCCCCACGACTGGATCGGAATCGTCCTCGAGCGGTTCGATCTCGAGGGCGAGTTCGACGAGGTGATCAGCGCCGAGGAGATCGACGGCGACGGCAAGCCCGAACCGGACGTCTTCGAGTACGCCGCCGGCGAGGTCGGCGTTTCCCCAGAAAACTGCGTCGCGGTCGAGGACTCGAGCCACGGGATCGAGTCGGCGGCCCGCGCCGGAACGACCGTCGTCGCCTACCGGATCGACGCCCACGACGGCGTCGATCACTCGCCCGCACACGAGGTCGTCGACTCGCCCGCTGAGTTGCGCGAGACGGTGCTTGCACTCGTCGAGTGA
- a CDS encoding DUF5518 domain-containing protein — protein MTATDSDSGGGSDTNATRRWTESETDPRDVHDAERVRDRRPTDPHADGDLAGRSTLVNGLVGALVTVLLVSLVPLAPLFGGLVAGYLEGRDVGDGLLAGLLSGIAAAIATVFLFAAFGTIFLGFLAVGGGPLFVGGFFFLFLAFATVYIVGLAAVGGALGAYLNDEFGDDVGRL, from the coding sequence ATGACTGCCACTGACTCAGACTCCGGGGGCGGCTCGGACACCAACGCGACCCGTCGGTGGACGGAGTCGGAAACTGACCCTCGAGACGTCCACGACGCCGAGCGGGTGCGCGACCGGCGGCCGACCGATCCCCACGCCGACGGCGACCTCGCGGGACGATCCACGCTCGTCAACGGGCTGGTCGGCGCGCTCGTCACCGTCTTGCTGGTATCGCTCGTTCCGCTGGCGCCGCTGTTCGGCGGTCTCGTCGCGGGCTACCTCGAGGGTCGGGACGTCGGCGACGGGTTGCTCGCGGGCCTCCTCTCGGGGATCGCCGCCGCGATCGCGACGGTCTTCCTGTTCGCTGCATTCGGTACCATCTTCCTCGGCTTCCTCGCGGTCGGCGGCGGGCCGCTGTTCGTCGGCGGCTTTTTCTTCCTGTTTCTGGCGTTCGCCACCGTCTACATCGTCGGGCTCGCCGCCGTCGGCGGCGCGCTCGGCGCCTACCTCAACGACGAGTTCGGCGACGACGTCGGTCGGCTCTGA
- a CDS encoding ornithine cyclodeaminase family protein codes for MSPRVYTDDDVHDLLEPADAVTAMERAFEERAAGTLEAPPRWSVEAGDGALVFTVGAATGPTNAVGFRVYDTYPDSSDDHHQLVAVFDASTGAFEGLFVGHAIGRWRTGAIGGVAVDALAREDARTLGVLGAGNQARTQVESACAVREFETVHVYSPTPESREAFASEVGPRVAPNLETVEDAETAVRGADVLMCATTSTEPVFDPDWLEPGAHVTSIGPKFEDAHELPMEAVDAADIIATDSLAQVDGYDRPFVVSGADRDRMVELADVLEDPSRGRTAADDLTLFCSVGLAGTEVVLGRALLEAAD; via the coding sequence ATGAGTCCACGAGTGTACACCGACGACGACGTTCACGACCTGCTCGAGCCCGCCGACGCGGTGACGGCGATGGAGCGCGCCTTCGAAGAGCGGGCGGCGGGAACGCTCGAGGCCCCGCCGCGCTGGTCGGTCGAGGCCGGCGACGGCGCGCTCGTGTTCACCGTCGGCGCGGCGACGGGACCGACGAACGCCGTCGGCTTCCGGGTGTACGACACCTATCCCGACTCGAGCGACGATCACCACCAGCTCGTCGCCGTCTTCGACGCGAGCACGGGCGCCTTCGAGGGGCTGTTCGTCGGCCACGCGATCGGTCGGTGGCGCACGGGTGCCATCGGCGGCGTCGCCGTCGACGCCCTCGCTCGCGAGGACGCCCGCACTCTCGGCGTGCTCGGGGCCGGCAACCAGGCCCGGACGCAGGTCGAATCGGCGTGTGCGGTTCGGGAGTTCGAAACCGTCCACGTCTACAGCCCCACTCCCGAGAGCCGCGAGGCGTTCGCCAGCGAGGTCGGGCCTCGAGTCGCGCCCAACCTTGAGACCGTCGAGGACGCCGAAACTGCCGTCCGCGGGGCTGATGTTCTCATGTGTGCGACCACCAGCACCGAGCCGGTGTTCGATCCGGACTGGCTCGAGCCGGGTGCTCACGTCACCTCGATCGGGCCGAAGTTCGAGGACGCACACGAGCTACCGATGGAGGCTGTCGACGCCGCCGATATCATCGCAACCGACTCGCTCGCACAGGTCGACGGCTACGACCGGCCGTTCGTCGTTTCCGGCGCCGATCGGGACCGGATGGTCGAACTCGCCGACGTGCTCGAGGACCCGTCCCGCGGGCGGACGGCTGCCGACGACCTGACGCTGTTCTGCTCGGTCGGACTCGCCGGCACGGAGGTCGTCCTCGGAAGGGCGTTGCTCGAGGCGGCCGATTGA
- the pheT gene encoding phenylalanine--tRNA ligase subunit beta, translated as MPTVDIHPDELRELTGHDEKGDDELIDDLFALGLEYEGETEDGEFELEFAPDRLDRLSVEGVARSLRYQYGDSRGVYVPKTNAPDWTIVVDDSVPDERPYVTGAVIRDVDLDEESLDSLIQLQEKLHATMGRKRAKGAIGIHDLTMLKGRDALRASENASGDEPRASPATEGTPTIEYVGVEPDGDRFVPLDSDSELTPAAVLEEHQTGKTYADLVGEYERYPAIYDDLGLFSFPPVINGRRTEVTTDSRDLFVEMTGTDQWTIDKMLTIVCYALSARGATIEEVTVEYPDSRAGERELVRPDLSTKTKIVSHDRIETLLGVDFDPEEVVDLAERSGLDAETVEADDGGATYEMTIPPYRVDVLHPLDLIDDLGRAYGFNDLEPRYPDVGTVGGRHERSRLEDAARTALVGLGFEDMLNFHMINETENFDRMGLSPDEGAYGAGEPAVIKEPYSEDYTMLRTWVLPSLLMVLERNTHRAYPQHLAEIGFSARVDDTENTGVGESRHVSAALASHDAAYEDAKARLQAIARNFGVDLETPPTEHPTFIPGRTAAIVIDGEKVGVIGEVHPEVLVEHDLEVPVAAFEFDLGALR; from the coding sequence ATGCCAACCGTCGACATCCACCCCGACGAACTGCGCGAACTGACCGGCCACGACGAGAAGGGCGACGACGAACTGATCGACGACCTGTTCGCGCTCGGCCTCGAGTACGAAGGGGAGACGGAAGACGGCGAGTTCGAACTCGAGTTCGCTCCCGATCGCCTCGATCGGCTCTCGGTCGAGGGCGTCGCCCGCTCGCTTCGCTACCAGTACGGCGATTCGCGCGGGGTGTACGTCCCGAAGACGAACGCCCCCGACTGGACGATCGTCGTCGACGACTCGGTGCCCGACGAGCGCCCCTACGTCACCGGCGCGGTGATCCGCGACGTCGACCTCGACGAGGAGAGTCTCGACTCGTTGATCCAGCTCCAGGAGAAGCTGCACGCGACGATGGGCCGAAAGCGCGCGAAGGGCGCGATCGGGATTCACGACCTGACGATGTTGAAGGGGCGCGATGCGCTACGCGCATCGGAAAACGCGAGCGGCGACGAGCCGCGAGCGAGCCCCGCGACGGAGGGGACCCCCACCATCGAGTACGTCGGCGTCGAACCCGACGGAGACCGGTTCGTCCCGCTCGACTCGGATTCGGAGCTGACGCCGGCGGCGGTGCTCGAGGAACACCAGACCGGCAAGACGTACGCCGACCTCGTGGGCGAGTACGAGCGCTACCCGGCGATTTACGACGACCTCGGGCTGTTCTCGTTCCCGCCGGTGATCAACGGCCGCCGCACCGAAGTAACGACGGACTCGCGGGACCTGTTCGTCGAGATGACCGGCACCGACCAGTGGACGATCGACAAGATGCTCACCATCGTCTGCTACGCGCTCTCCGCGCGCGGAGCGACGATCGAGGAGGTGACGGTCGAGTACCCCGACAGCAGGGCCGGCGAGCGTGAACTCGTTCGACCGGACCTCTCGACGAAAACCAAGATCGTGAGCCACGACCGCATCGAGACGCTGCTCGGAGTGGACTTCGATCCCGAAGAGGTCGTCGACCTCGCCGAGCGATCGGGGCTCGACGCGGAAACCGTCGAAGCGGACGACGGCGGCGCGACCTACGAGATGACGATCCCGCCCTACCGCGTCGACGTGCTCCATCCGCTCGACCTGATCGACGACCTCGGGCGGGCCTACGGCTTCAACGACCTCGAGCCGCGCTACCCCGACGTCGGCACCGTCGGCGGCCGCCACGAGCGCAGCCGCCTCGAGGACGCTGCGCGCACGGCGCTCGTCGGACTCGGCTTCGAGGACATGCTGAACTTCCACATGATCAACGAAACCGAGAACTTCGACCGGATGGGGCTCTCTCCGGACGAGGGCGCCTACGGCGCCGGCGAGCCGGCGGTCATCAAAGAGCCCTACAGCGAGGACTACACGATGCTGCGAACCTGGGTGCTTCCCTCGCTGTTGATGGTTCTCGAGCGAAACACCCACCGCGCCTATCCGCAGCACCTCGCGGAGATCGGGTTCTCGGCGCGCGTCGACGACACGGAGAACACCGGCGTCGGCGAGAGCCGCCACGTCTCGGCGGCCCTCGCGAGCCACGACGCCGCTTACGAGGACGCCAAAGCGCGACTCCAGGCGATCGCCCGGAACTTCGGCGTCGACCTCGAGACGCCCCCCACGGAGCACCCGACGTTCATTCCGGGTCGAACGGCGGCGATCGTCATCGACGGCGAAAAAGTGGGCGTCATCGGCGAGGTCCACCCTGAAGTGCTCGTCGAGCACGACCTCGAGGTACCCGTGGCGGCGTTCGAGTTCGACCTCGGAGCACTTCGATAG
- a CDS encoding tryptophan--tRNA ligase encodes MTGDDASERSEEPQTDGGATGADEVALDPWGSSSVSDYRKLFEEFGIEEFDEILPEVPDPHYLMRRGVIFGHRDYRPVAEAMRDGEPFAALSGFMPTGDPHIGHKLVFDEIIWHQQQGGDAYALIADLEAHSARGLSWDEIDEHSRNYLLSLLALGFDPEEGELYRQSTNRAVQDLAFELGIEANFSELGAIYGFDGETDVSHMQSVVTQMADILYPQLEEPKPTVIPVGPDQDPHVRLARDLASRMRAFGVTTAYASFEATDAELAHLSAAYEARGEYAEEAETPRCEEAAAWLAGAREPDAPALESVVDKLENAGMEPLRPRTRFLNRRAGADAFEGLIEAIDGEKRVFEEHVDVFDLEREEARELAREIELEYGGYGFLPPSSIYHRFMTGLTGGKMSSSIPASHISLIDDPEEGYEKVKSATTGGRETAELQRELGGRADECPVYELYAYLLAGDDDEFAKLVYDECVGGERLCGDCKEQAAELMREFLAEHQEKREEVEELLEAAEIELESPRRG; translated from the coding sequence ATGACCGGAGACGACGCGAGCGAGAGGTCCGAGGAACCGCAGACGGACGGGGGAGCGACGGGCGCAGACGAGGTCGCCCTCGATCCCTGGGGGTCCTCGAGCGTCTCCGACTACCGCAAGCTGTTCGAGGAGTTCGGCATCGAGGAGTTCGACGAGATCCTCCCCGAGGTGCCGGACCCCCACTACCTGATGCGCCGCGGGGTGATCTTCGGCCACCGGGACTACCGACCCGTGGCGGAGGCGATGCGCGACGGCGAACCGTTCGCCGCGCTCTCGGGGTTCATGCCGACCGGCGACCCCCACATCGGCCACAAGCTGGTGTTCGACGAGATTATCTGGCACCAGCAGCAGGGCGGGGACGCCTACGCGCTCATCGCGGACTTAGAGGCCCACTCCGCCCGCGGACTCTCCTGGGACGAGATCGACGAGCACAGCCGGAACTACCTGCTCTCGCTGCTCGCACTCGGCTTCGACCCCGAGGAGGGCGAACTCTACCGCCAGTCGACCAACCGCGCGGTCCAGGACCTCGCGTTCGAACTCGGCATCGAGGCGAACTTCTCGGAACTGGGGGCGATCTACGGCTTCGACGGCGAGACCGACGTCTCACACATGCAGTCGGTGGTGACCCAGATGGCCGACATCCTGTATCCCCAGCTCGAGGAGCCCAAACCCACCGTGATCCCCGTCGGTCCCGACCAGGACCCCCACGTCAGACTGGCTCGAGACCTCGCCTCGCGGATGCGCGCTTTCGGCGTGACGACCGCCTACGCGAGCTTCGAGGCAACCGACGCCGAACTCGCCCACCTCTCGGCCGCCTACGAGGCTCGCGGCGAGTACGCCGAGGAGGCGGAAACGCCCCGGTGTGAGGAGGCCGCGGCGTGGCTCGCCGGCGCGAGAGAGCCAGACGCGCCGGCGCTCGAGTCCGTGGTCGACAAACTCGAGAACGCCGGCATGGAGCCGCTTCGCCCCCGTACCCGGTTCCTCAACCGGCGGGCGGGCGCGGACGCCTTCGAGGGGCTGATCGAGGCGATCGACGGCGAGAAGCGCGTCTTCGAGGAGCACGTCGACGTCTTCGACCTCGAGCGCGAGGAGGCCCGAGAGCTCGCCCGCGAGATCGAACTCGAGTACGGCGGCTACGGCTTCCTCCCGCCGTCGTCGATCTACCACCGCTTCATGACCGGGCTGACGGGCGGGAAGATGTCCTCGTCGATTCCCGCCTCACACATCTCCCTGATCGACGATCCCGAGGAGGGCTACGAGAAGGTCAAATCGGCGACCACCGGCGGCCGCGAGACCGCCGAACTCCAGCGCGAACTCGGCGGCCGGGCCGACGAGTGTCCCGTCTACGAACTCTACGCGTACCTGCTGGCGGGCGACGACGACGAGTTCGCGAAGCTGGTGTACGACGAGTGCGTCGGCGGCGAGCGCCTCTGTGGCGACTGCAAGGAGCAGGCCGCGGAGCTGATGCGGGAGTTTTTGGCAGAGCACCAGGAGAAACGCGAAGAAGTCGAGGAGCTACTCGAGGCCGCGGAGATCGAACTCGAGTCGCCCCGACGCGGCTGA
- a CDS encoding DJ-1/PfpI family protein has protein sequence MTATTAEIVLFEGFDELDAIGPFEVLANGARAGEPLEVRLVTLEPTETVTASHGLRVEPDGTLGEPDLLVVPGGGWTRADGGVRRAVEDGTLATRVADLHADGTAVASVCTGAMVLAEAGILEGRPAITHHDAVDDLREYAAVVDARVVDDGDVVTAGGVTSGIDLALWLLEREFGADVAERVAREMEHERRGEIAR, from the coding sequence ATGACAGCGACTACCGCAGAGATCGTTCTCTTCGAGGGGTTCGACGAACTGGACGCGATCGGCCCCTTCGAGGTGCTCGCAAACGGCGCGCGCGCCGGCGAACCGCTCGAGGTTCGGCTCGTCACGCTCGAGCCGACGGAGACGGTGACGGCGAGTCACGGGCTGCGCGTCGAACCCGACGGCACGCTCGGCGAGCCGGACCTGCTCGTCGTCCCCGGCGGCGGCTGGACGCGAGCCGACGGCGGCGTCCGCCGGGCCGTCGAGGACGGGACGCTCGCGACGCGGGTTGCCGACCTTCACGCGGACGGAACGGCGGTCGCCTCGGTCTGTACGGGTGCGATGGTGCTCGCCGAGGCCGGGATTCTCGAGGGCCGGCCGGCGATCACTCACCACGACGCGGTCGACGACCTCCGGGAGTACGCGGCGGTGGTAGACGCCCGGGTCGTCGACGACGGCGACGTCGTCACGGCCGGCGGCGTCACCTCCGGGATCGACCTCGCGCTGTGGCTCTTAGAGCGGGAGTTCGGCGCCGACGTGGCCGAACGGGTCGCCCGCGAGATGGAACACGAGCGACGCGGGGAGATCGCTCGTTGA